Proteins encoded in a region of the Bacillota bacterium genome:
- a CDS encoding site-specific integrase produces MGKRSNGEGSIYRRPNGSWAGRLTTGRDSETGKLKRASFSGKTRKEVQEKMAKTQVDLQAGNFTAPTKTTVGEWIDIWLHEYKRPDLRPTTWDSYAYLVRVHLKPAIGHIPLKALRPEMVQRLYNEKRAEGLSSRTVRYIHAVLHGALKQAVRNNLLARNVTEATTRPKEEKKEIRPLSQEEARQFLSVVEGDRLSAAFLLALGTGLRLGELLALRWDDLDLKAGTLTVRRGLCRVYDQEDGERKTRLVFQEPKSARSRRTIPMPSNILAALKKHKIRQNEERLLVGAAYGDQGLVFCTPIGTPIDPRNMARHFDGCLRKAGLPHVRFHDLRHTFATLMLELGQSPKTVQEILGHSTISITLDTYTHVGMDLKTQAMEKMNAALQGLKEGP; encoded by the coding sequence ATGGGGAAGAGGAGTAACGGCGAAGGCAGTATCTACCGGCGGCCCAACGGGTCATGGGCAGGCCGTCTCACTACCGGCAGGGACTCGGAAACAGGCAAGTTGAAGAGGGCCAGCTTCTCTGGCAAAACCCGCAAAGAGGTTCAGGAGAAGATGGCCAAGACCCAGGTCGATCTCCAGGCCGGCAATTTCACAGCGCCCACCAAGACAACCGTTGGCGAGTGGATTGACATCTGGCTCCATGAGTACAAGAGGCCAGACCTTCGCCCCACCACGTGGGACAGCTACGCGTATCTTGTCAGGGTCCACCTGAAGCCGGCAATCGGACACATCCCCCTAAAGGCCCTGCGGCCCGAGATGGTCCAACGCCTGTACAACGAGAAGCGGGCAGAGGGCCTCTCTTCTAGAACAGTCAGGTACATCCATGCGGTTCTTCACGGTGCCCTGAAGCAGGCTGTCAGGAATAACCTGCTGGCCAGGAACGTCACCGAGGCCACCACCAGGCCCAAGGAGGAGAAGAAGGAGATCAGGCCGCTTTCCCAGGAGGAGGCGAGGCAGTTCCTCTCAGTGGTTGAAGGGGACAGGCTCTCCGCTGCCTTTCTCCTTGCATTGGGGACAGGCCTGCGCTTAGGTGAGCTGCTGGCCCTTCGCTGGGACGACCTGGACCTCAAGGCAGGCACCCTCACGGTGAGACGGGGGCTTTGCCGGGTGTACGACCAGGAGGACGGCGAGAGGAAGACCCGGCTTGTCTTCCAGGAACCCAAGAGTGCCCGTTCAAGGAGGACAATCCCCATGCCCTCCAACATCCTGGCGGCCTTAAAGAAACACAAGATCCGCCAGAACGAGGAACGCCTTCTTGTGGGTGCGGCCTACGGGGACCAGGGCCTTGTATTCTGTACGCCCATTGGCACGCCCATTGACCCCAGGAACATGGCCAGGCACTTCGACGGGTGTCTCAGGAAGGCAGGTCTCCCCCATGTCAGGTTTCACGACTTGAGGCACACCTTCGCTACCCTGATGCTGGAGCTTGGCCAGTCTCCCAAAACGGTTCAGGAGATCCTTGGCCATAGCACCATCTCAATCACCTTGGATACCTACACCCACGTGGGCATGGATCTTAAAACTCAGGCCATGGAGAAGATGAACGCCGCCCTTCAAGGCTTGAAGGAGGGTCCTTGA
- a CDS encoding helix-turn-helix domain-containing protein, which produces MKDQQLMTLKEVARYLRLSERHLRRYLADGKIKGIKLDYAWRFRPSDVEAFLRKRERGGPGHGEEE; this is translated from the coding sequence ATGAAGGACCAGCAGTTGATGACACTCAAAGAAGTGGCACGATACCTGCGCCTGTCGGAGAGACACTTGAGGCGTTACCTGGCCGATGGAAAGATCAAGGGCATCAAACTGGATTATGCCTGGCGTTTCCGGCCAAGTGATGTGGAGGCTTTCCTGAGGAAGCGAGAGAGAGGGGGCCCCGGACATGGGGAAGAGGAGTAA
- a CDS encoding ERCC4 domain-containing protein: MHYHFTDKEREELASSLTVLHDTREQENGHILAWLDGQGIPHHRRSLETGDYSIMLPACPGLGFFRKTYFAAAIERKGSVDELVETLKDRTRFENECIRGRQLDFFALLVEDADGFGKIVRGDYRSQYNPKALLASLTAFSHRYGFPVIYLAPDLSARWIHENLYRHALEGLRHPHKECASG; encoded by the coding sequence CCTCCTCACTAACCGTGCTCCATGACACCAGGGAGCAGGAGAACGGCCACATCCTTGCCTGGCTGGATGGCCAGGGGATACCCCACCACCGGCGCAGCCTCGAAACCGGGGACTACTCCATCATGCTCCCGGCATGCCCGGGGCTGGGGTTTTTCCGCAAGACCTACTTCGCGGCGGCCATCGAGAGAAAGGGCAGCGTTGATGAGCTGGTGGAGACCCTGAAGGACAGGACCCGGTTCGAGAATGAATGTATCCGTGGCCGGCAGCTGGACTTTTTCGCACTCCTGGTGGAGGATGCTGACGGTTTCGGCAAGATAGTGCGCGGCGACTACCGTTCCCAGTATAACCCAAAGGCACTCCTGGCAAGCCTTACGGCCTTCTCACACAGGTATGGCTTCCCGGTGATCTACCTTGCCCCAGACCTGTCGGCGCGGTGGATACATGAGAATCTCTACCGCCACGCCCTGGAGGGCCTGCGGCATCCCCATAAGGAGTGCGCCAGTGGTTAA